One window from the genome of Lentisphaera araneosa HTCC2155 encodes:
- a CDS encoding discoidin domain-containing protein, translating to MNFNSSLIYLLMALYLTSTLSAASLRPIKVTKVSASSVYQTNLAKNAVDNKITDQSRWLNAPTQEGDIWLQLEWDIIRSIQGIHLYSAYAGLDPVKGLTIEFRQENGEWVSVPSARIEANTSTALDIPFDTTIDVKTNALRIIITNTKGRIARVQEVVIWPASNEPMPPVKKITPPSELNGKVVIPKIYINQSGFNTTKPKRFTVPTLNDNTVFSIHSAEGGPALFNGLINKKIGDFSAFEPNDNHEYVIKAGDHTSVPFTIGLWQFERITYQNSIDFMVDSRHYVGNYKKACRGSFGWRDDHHFAWALRTLVPQYLSNPSAYDRMPKQIKYESSEIDFWGALKPYKNNAPDIVKLIHWGADVNVTQKTDHEFLKGELAFFLYAWPMLKQWLPQQNYDAVLAFVESTWAKEVANRKYPYDKSGNHNLFELKIKIGSAKGELPPGHSIMPNLLMYEVAKRDKLKNAEHYFDAAYQQVDWIVKNLDWENPVNTKGQRLSEHLTMTSLAAFLQLCPTKSPKGLKSKIQQWAKIMIRRSNNMWDFRKLTDDGIWTPNGEKRTMWNEVGNVVGFPAAVLAAEPFIEDSASKERLHELAWSHMDNSFGRNPVGRHFSYDAPREIEGVEHGWFSYYKGGIGMLANARFVFDGAPKHVHYPYHPEKGNYGWSEGWVNFNTAFNVSLAYMAKADSKIELTQKSNEITISLRAPLNFDITKNEAITLTVHGKTSKVVTLTEKSAESPYYIAKLKISDLALKPGDTLKVNYGFGYMETTASIKIK from the coding sequence ATGAATTTCAATTCAAGTCTGATCTACCTCTTAATGGCTTTGTATCTAACCAGTACTTTAAGCGCGGCAAGTCTGCGACCTATCAAAGTCACCAAGGTGAGTGCCTCTTCTGTATACCAAACAAACTTAGCAAAAAATGCAGTGGACAATAAGATAACGGATCAATCACGTTGGCTTAATGCCCCTACACAGGAAGGTGATATTTGGTTACAGTTAGAGTGGGATATAATAAGGTCAATCCAAGGCATTCATCTCTATAGTGCTTATGCCGGTTTAGATCCCGTTAAAGGTTTAACTATTGAATTTCGTCAAGAGAATGGTGAATGGGTTTCTGTGCCTTCTGCTAGAATTGAAGCTAATACTAGTACGGCTCTCGACATTCCGTTTGATACGACCATCGATGTCAAAACAAATGCTTTACGTATTATAATTACCAACACAAAAGGTCGTATCGCACGTGTTCAGGAAGTAGTTATTTGGCCTGCTTCAAATGAGCCTATGCCCCCAGTGAAAAAAATTACGCCGCCCTCAGAACTTAATGGCAAAGTAGTTATACCCAAAATTTATATCAATCAAAGTGGTTTTAATACTACTAAACCTAAACGCTTTACGGTTCCAACGCTCAATGACAATACAGTCTTTAGTATTCATTCTGCCGAAGGTGGACCAGCTTTATTTAATGGGCTTATCAATAAAAAAATAGGGGATTTTTCAGCTTTTGAACCCAATGATAATCATGAATATGTTATTAAAGCTGGCGATCACACATCAGTACCTTTTACTATCGGTCTTTGGCAGTTCGAAAGAATTACCTATCAGAATTCAATTGATTTCATGGTAGATAGTCGTCATTATGTGGGCAATTATAAAAAAGCTTGTCGAGGTTCTTTCGGTTGGCGTGATGATCATCATTTCGCTTGGGCACTACGTACCTTAGTTCCCCAGTATTTGTCGAATCCCAGTGCATATGATCGCATGCCAAAGCAGATCAAGTATGAGAGTTCAGAAATTGATTTTTGGGGTGCTTTAAAACCATATAAAAATAATGCTCCAGATATCGTAAAATTGATTCATTGGGGTGCGGATGTCAATGTGACACAAAAAACTGATCATGAGTTTCTCAAAGGTGAATTAGCTTTTTTTCTCTATGCTTGGCCAATGCTTAAACAATGGCTTCCCCAGCAAAATTACGATGCGGTTCTAGCTTTTGTTGAAAGTACATGGGCAAAAGAAGTGGCCAATCGTAAGTACCCCTATGATAAATCAGGGAATCATAACTTATTTGAACTCAAAATAAAGATTGGTAGTGCAAAAGGTGAGTTGCCACCTGGTCATAGTATTATGCCTAATTTATTGATGTATGAAGTGGCAAAACGCGATAAATTAAAGAACGCAGAGCATTACTTTGATGCGGCTTATCAGCAGGTGGACTGGATAGTGAAAAATCTCGATTGGGAAAACCCTGTAAACACTAAGGGCCAACGCTTAAGTGAGCATTTAACCATGACGAGTTTAGCTGCATTTTTACAGCTTTGTCCGACTAAATCTCCCAAAGGACTTAAAAGCAAGATTCAGCAATGGGCCAAAATTATGATTAGACGTTCCAATAATATGTGGGATTTTCGAAAATTGACTGACGATGGCATCTGGACTCCGAATGGAGAAAAGCGCACAATGTGGAACGAAGTTGGTAATGTGGTCGGTTTTCCTGCAGCAGTTTTAGCGGCGGAACCCTTCATCGAAGATTCTGCTAGCAAAGAACGCTTACATGAACTTGCTTGGAGCCATATGGATAATTCTTTTGGCCGTAATCCTGTAGGGCGCCATTTTTCGTATGATGCACCGCGTGAAATTGAAGGTGTAGAACACGGCTGGTTTTCTTATTATAAAGGTGGTATAGGCATGCTTGCAAATGCGAGATTCGTTTTTGATGGCGCTCCCAAGCATGTTCATTATCCCTACCATCCCGAAAAAGGCAATTATGGCTGGAGTGAAGGCTGGGTCAATTTTAATACAGCCTTTAATGTCAGCTTGGCCTATATGGCGAAAGCTGATTCCAAAATCGAACTCACTCAGAAATCAAATGAGATTACGATCAGTTTACGAGCACCACTGAATTTTGATATTACAAAAAATGAAGCGATTACTCTGACGGTTCATGGCAAGACTTCAAAAGTAGTTACGCTTACAGAAAAGTCGGCGGAATCACCTTATTATATCGCTAAGTTAAAAATTAGTGACTTAGCTTTGAAGCCTGGAGATACACTTAAAGTAAATTATGGTTTTGGTTACATGGAGACTACGGCAAGTATAAAAATAAAATGA
- a CDS encoding Gfo/Idh/MocA family protein: MKKLKLACIGCGSRGRTYLGLASKMAQYYEIVAAAEPSKERLEHVKNLSHNPDFQGFENDDEIFAQPKLADVMIIATQDSMHIKSCLTALEKGYDILVEKPIGTNLKDIIKVEKCAEKLGRKVLVCHVLRYTPFYRKVKELVESGVLGDIASVNMSEGVGAFHQSHSYVRGHWGVKEKSSPMLIAKSCHDLDILCWLVGRSCKEVSSFGDLMHFNKKNAPEGAPARYTDGCPAGIECPYNATRYASSERSWLPHVWPVYDENNPAPDEDVIEWLKESPWGRCVYHCDNNVVDHQVVNMLFEDNLTASFTMTAFDHGRNIEIFGTKACLRGGELIKQATGSDIIIKSQFDSEESSYVVDPMVGGYGGHGGGDPGLVNALYDEMGKDDPKDMYSSVHVSVQSHLIGFAAEESRVSGNTIDIESFYQSNLPND, from the coding sequence ATGAAAAAACTTAAACTTGCTTGTATCGGTTGTGGCTCGAGAGGGCGCACTTATCTGGGGCTAGCTTCAAAAATGGCTCAATATTATGAGATCGTAGCAGCGGCAGAGCCATCAAAAGAGAGACTGGAACATGTAAAAAATCTCAGTCATAATCCAGACTTTCAAGGGTTTGAAAACGATGATGAGATCTTTGCACAGCCAAAGCTTGCCGATGTAATGATCATTGCGACTCAGGATTCGATGCATATTAAATCCTGTTTGACTGCTCTTGAAAAAGGTTACGACATTCTTGTTGAAAAACCTATTGGTACAAATTTGAAAGATATTATTAAGGTTGAAAAATGTGCAGAGAAACTTGGACGTAAAGTTCTTGTTTGCCATGTTCTTCGTTATACTCCTTTTTACCGCAAGGTAAAGGAACTTGTTGAGAGTGGTGTGCTGGGTGATATTGCGAGTGTGAATATGTCCGAGGGAGTTGGTGCTTTTCACCAATCTCACTCTTATGTGAGAGGTCATTGGGGTGTTAAGGAAAAATCATCACCAATGCTGATAGCAAAAAGTTGTCACGACTTGGATATCCTGTGCTGGTTGGTTGGACGCTCATGCAAAGAAGTTTCCAGCTTTGGCGATTTGATGCATTTCAATAAAAAGAATGCTCCTGAAGGCGCACCAGCCAGATATACTGATGGTTGTCCTGCAGGTATAGAGTGCCCTTATAATGCGACTAGATACGCATCGTCAGAGCGTAGCTGGTTACCACATGTTTGGCCTGTATATGATGAAAACAACCCGGCGCCAGATGAAGATGTCATTGAGTGGCTGAAGGAATCTCCTTGGGGAAGATGTGTTTATCACTGTGATAATAATGTTGTTGACCACCAGGTGGTTAATATGTTGTTTGAAGATAATCTCACCGCATCATTTACTATGACGGCATTTGACCATGGACGTAATATCGAGATTTTCGGAACGAAGGCATGTTTAAGAGGCGGAGAACTTATAAAACAGGCAACAGGATCGGATATCATTATAAAAAGTCAATTCGATAGTGAAGAGTCATCTTATGTAGTTGATCCAATGGTTGGAGGTTATGGCGGACATGGTGGCGGAGATCCTGGTTTAGTTAATGCTCTTTATGATGAGATGGGTAAAGATGATCCAAAGGATATGTATAGTTCCGTACATGTATCGGTTCAAAGTCACCTTATTGGATTCGCCGCTGAAGAATCTCGGGTCAGCGGGAACACTATTGATATTGAATCATTTTATCAGAGCAATTTGCCCAATGATTAA
- a CDS encoding type II secretion system protein, protein MKKFTLIELLVAIAIIGILASLLLPTLNKVRGTAKRITCANQLKQFGMASVMYVGDNEGFNTWKVVWKPTEKGYGTVEIFVGNEKIAGPINCAKSRSKIPHIAIGSLLPHGKKRTGKITVKNLSLKAT, encoded by the coding sequence ATGAAAAAATTTACACTAATAGAATTGCTGGTAGCCATAGCTATAATTGGCATCTTGGCCAGTCTCCTGCTGCCGACCTTGAATAAGGTGCGGGGTACAGCCAAGCGGATCACATGTGCCAATCAGCTTAAACAATTCGGGATGGCATCCGTAATGTACGTGGGTGACAATGAGGGTTTTAACACCTGGAAAGTTGTCTGGAAACCGACGGAAAAAGGTTACGGAACTGTTGAAATATTTGTCGGCAACGAAAAAATTGCCGGACCGATCAATTGTGCTAAGTCCCGCAGTAAAATTCCGCACATTGCAATTGGTTCATTACTCCCTCACGGGAAAAAGCGCACAGGTAAAATAACAGTTAAGAATTTGTCGCTGAAAGCGACTTAA
- a CDS encoding sugar phosphate isomerase/epimerase family protein, which translates to MGSTDVNQTSFSKVLLTAEVLETRSIRVWAGTKNYEDSSQEEIASIVEDTLKIAEMAAEKNIAICFEFHDGTLTNNNYSALKFSNLVVHPNVFFSWQPPHGYKTSYALQGLKELLPRLYTVHIYHWTVGSKDKNKVNGTVRELIYPDDYHRHPLSQGVSDLDLYLKCLLNEGKEIPILIEFVKGDCPEQFIEDALFLSHLVKNISIDLSHIR; encoded by the coding sequence GTGGGTTCTACAGATGTTAATCAAACAAGTTTTTCAAAAGTACTCTTGACTGCGGAAGTTTTAGAAACTAGAAGCATACGAGTTTGGGCAGGCACAAAAAACTATGAAGATTCTTCACAAGAGGAGATAGCATCTATAGTTGAAGACACACTCAAAATTGCTGAAATGGCTGCCGAAAAAAACATCGCAATTTGCTTCGAATTCCATGATGGGACTCTGACAAATAATAATTATTCGGCACTCAAATTCTCCAACTTAGTAGTCCACCCCAATGTCTTTTTCTCGTGGCAACCACCTCATGGCTACAAAACTTCATATGCCCTGCAGGGTTTAAAAGAATTACTCCCACGTTTATACACAGTCCATATCTACCACTGGACAGTCGGCTCAAAAGATAAAAATAAGGTCAATGGAACTGTGAGAGAATTAATTTACCCAGATGATTATCATCGTCATCCCTTATCGCAAGGAGTGTCCGATCTAGATTTATATTTAAAATGCTTATTAAATGAAGGAAAAGAAATCCCCATCTTGATAGAGTTTGTTAAGGGTGATTGCCCTGAGCAGTTTATCGAAGATGCTTTATTTCTAAGTCATCTCGTTAAAAACATAAGTATAGACCTATCCCACATTCGATAA
- a CDS encoding hydroxyacid dehydrogenase: MMALRKAVIMADNVDFYDSSILDYVYGEERLAHLKTITDMYPIRINSANLAEELQNLSEIEVIFTTWGMLNLTSQQIEQMPKLKAVFCASGSVNYFAKEFFKRGILIINAVEANAIPVAEFCLAQILLSCKNFYQNSRQCEKGPWQQSQMTVGNGVYGETIALIGLGAVSKHLIKLLKPFNLKIIACCDYHDNSTEEAKKIGIDEFVTLEQAFSRAYVVSNHLADKENNKKIISKFLFNSMRQGATFINTGRGAQVNEEDMIDVFETRKDLTALLDVQYPEPPALGNPLYTLENIYMTSHIAGSANDEVRRLADFVIADFQRWSREEALLYSVEPASLAWRA, encoded by the coding sequence ATGATGGCTTTAAGAAAAGCTGTCATCATGGCAGATAATGTGGATTTTTATGATTCAAGCATCCTTGATTATGTTTATGGTGAAGAGAGGCTAGCCCACTTAAAAACCATAACAGATATGTATCCCATTAGAATTAACTCAGCAAATCTAGCTGAGGAATTGCAGAATTTATCTGAAATCGAAGTTATCTTCACGACTTGGGGTATGCTTAACCTTACGAGCCAACAAATTGAGCAGATGCCCAAACTCAAAGCTGTGTTCTGTGCGTCAGGCTCGGTTAATTACTTTGCCAAAGAATTCTTTAAGAGAGGCATTTTAATAATCAATGCTGTAGAGGCCAATGCCATTCCTGTAGCTGAGTTTTGCTTGGCTCAAATTTTATTATCATGCAAAAATTTCTACCAAAATAGTCGTCAGTGCGAAAAAGGTCCGTGGCAACAAAGTCAAATGACCGTAGGGAATGGTGTTTATGGAGAAACCATTGCCCTTATAGGGCTTGGTGCTGTAAGTAAACATTTGATTAAATTATTGAAGCCTTTTAACCTCAAGATTATCGCTTGTTGTGACTATCACGATAATAGTACTGAAGAGGCCAAGAAAATTGGTATCGATGAGTTCGTGACTTTAGAGCAAGCATTTAGCAGGGCTTATGTCGTTAGCAATCACTTAGCTGATAAAGAAAATAATAAAAAAATTATAAGTAAATTTCTTTTTAATTCCATGCGTCAAGGAGCAACTTTTATCAATACAGGTAGAGGTGCTCAAGTAAATGAAGAAGATATGATAGACGTTTTTGAAACAAGAAAAGATTTAACCGCATTACTCGATGTCCAATATCCCGAACCGCCCGCTCTTGGCAACCCTCTCTATACCTTAGAAAATATATACATGACGAGTCATATAGCAGGCAGTGCTAATGATGAAGTTAGACGTTTGGCCGATTTTGTTATAGCCGATTTTCAGCGCTGGTCACGTGAAGAAGCCCTACTTTACTCAGTTGAGCCAGCTTCTTTAGCCTGGAGAGCCTAA